One Fimbriimonadaceae bacterium DNA window includes the following coding sequences:
- a CDS encoding FAD-binding oxidoreductase, whose amino-acid sequence MRPFEDMHLLSGWFERTFRGATVNDIHSALNATKVDRVVQPKNVEEAASLVRRLAREGRSLSVAGGRHSMGGQQFSTADILLDSRRLNRVHSLNPETGLLSVEAGTQWPELLAHLKSMPSNTKPGWTFRQKQTGGDRMSLAGSLSSNIHSRGLTFRPFVDDIESLTLVGPEGEPSRIDRSNPLFNYAVGGYGLFGIVTQVELRLVKRHKLRRNVEIRPSEGILGAFDEKIASGYEYGDFQFAIDPASEDYLRKGVFSTYEPVAEETPIPAAQKGIPSRAFHHLVRLAHEDPTQGFELYARFYRATNDQIYWSDEHQMAPYLDGYHKKLDRVLGAACKGSEMISELYVPRKDLEAFLAVARTELRRLKAKVIYGTIRLIEAENETVLAWATQPWACIIFNLHLDHSPEGLVLARDQFRMLIDAAQSFGGSYYLTYHGWASKEQVLTSYPRLPEFLAEKKRRDPADLFTSNWYRRIHRLVE is encoded by the coding sequence ATGCGTCCCTTCGAGGACATGCATCTTCTGAGCGGCTGGTTCGAAAGGACATTTCGCGGCGCCACGGTCAACGACATCCACTCGGCCCTGAACGCGACGAAAGTCGATCGGGTCGTCCAGCCGAAGAACGTCGAGGAGGCGGCCTCGCTCGTCCGCCGACTGGCCAGGGAAGGCAGGAGCCTATCGGTGGCCGGGGGAAGGCACAGCATGGGGGGCCAGCAGTTCTCGACGGCCGACATCCTCCTCGACTCCCGTCGACTCAACCGCGTCCACAGCCTCAATCCCGAGACCGGGCTCTTGAGTGTCGAGGCGGGCACCCAGTGGCCCGAGCTGTTGGCCCATTTGAAGTCCATGCCGTCCAACACAAAGCCGGGCTGGACCTTCCGCCAGAAGCAGACGGGCGGCGACCGGATGAGCCTGGCGGGAAGCCTTTCCTCGAACATCCACAGCCGAGGATTGACGTTTCGACCCTTCGTCGACGACATTGAGAGCCTCACGTTGGTCGGCCCCGAGGGCGAGCCGAGCCGAATCGACCGTTCCAATCCGCTCTTCAACTATGCGGTGGGCGGCTATGGGCTCTTTGGCATCGTAACCCAGGTTGAATTGAGGCTGGTCAAGCGGCACAAGCTTCGCCGCAACGTCGAGATTCGACCCTCCGAAGGGATCCTCGGCGCGTTCGACGAGAAGATCGCGAGCGGCTACGAGTACGGCGACTTTCAGTTCGCCATCGATCCTGCTTCCGAAGACTACTTGCGGAAGGGTGTTTTCTCGACCTACGAGCCGGTGGCCGAGGAAACCCCGATTCCCGCCGCGCAGAAAGGCATCCCAAGCCGGGCGTTCCACCACTTGGTTCGACTGGCACACGAAGACCCGACCCAAGGCTTCGAGCTTTACGCGAGGTTTTATCGCGCCACGAACGACCAGATCTACTGGTCGGATGAGCACCAGATGGCACCGTATCTCGACGGCTACCACAAGAAACTGGATCGCGTGCTGGGAGCAGCGTGCAAGGGCAGCGAGATGATTTCTGAGCTGTACGTGCCCCGAAAGGACCTTGAGGCCTTTCTGGCTGTGGCCAGGACCGAACTCCGGCGCCTCAAGGCAAAGGTCATCTACGGAACGATCCGGCTAATCGAGGCGGAGAACGAGACTGTGCTCGCTTGGGCGACCCAGCCCTGGGCCTGCATCATCTTCAATCTCCACCTCGATCACTCCCCGGAAGGTCTGGTGCTAGCCCGAGACCAGTTCAGGATGCTCATCGATGCCGCCCAGTCATTTGGCGGAAGCTACTACCTCACCTATCACGGCTGGGCTTCCAAAGAGCAGGTGCTCACCTCCTATCCCCGACTGCCCGAGTTCCTGGCGGAGAAGAAGAGACGAGATCCGGCGGACCTGTTCACCT